Proteins encoded together in one Lathyrus oleraceus cultivar Zhongwan6 chromosome 5, CAAS_Psat_ZW6_1.0, whole genome shotgun sequence window:
- the LOC127083119 gene encoding ranBP2-type zinc finger protein At1g67325: protein MSQVDNRNSSAAKRARTDGSRREDDWTCPSCGNVNFSFRTTCNMRNCTQPRPADHNSKSAVKPLQAPQAYSAAPPYIGSNAPPSIYLGVPPYGSSLFNGSPVPPYEVPFSGGSAAYHYNYGGRLSAGSPYRPLHLAGPAPYASGSMVGNGGIYAMPQLLDRYGLGVPIGPGTMGTRPGFFRDDKSQKKGGDATRDNDWACPKCGNVNFSFRTVCNMRKCNTPKPGTPASKSDKNSKQKMPEGSWKCEKCNNINYPFRTKCNRQNCGADKPAESDKSPSSSPDQNDQ, encoded by the exons ATGTCTCAG GTTGATAACAGAAATTCCTCAGCTGCTAAGCGTGCCAGGACTGATG GTAGCCGCAGGGAAGATGATTGGACATGTCCCAGCTGTGGCAATGTCAATTTCTCTTTCAGGACAACCTGCAATATGCGTAACTGCACCCAACCAAGGCCTGCTGATCATAACTCT AAATCTGCTGTGAAGCCTCTTCAAGCTCCACAGGCCTATTCAGCTGCACCTCCTTATATAGGCTCCAATGCCCCCCCTTCAATATATCTTGGTGTCCCACCATACGGGTCTTCTTTATTCAATGGATCACCTGTTCCTCCCTATGAGGTTCCATTTTCTGGAGGATCAGCGGCCTATCACTACAATTATGGAGGCCGCCTTTCTGCTGGCAGTCCGTATAGGCCACTGCATCTAGCAGGACCGGCACCATACGCAAGTGGATCCATGGTGGGAAATG GTGGGATCTATGCCATGCCTCAGTTATTGGATCGTTATGGCCTCGGTGTCCCTATTGGACCTGGAACAATG GGCACTAGGCCAGGATTTTTTCGCGATGACAAGTCTCAGAAAAAGGGAGGAG ATGCAACTCGTGACAATGATTGGGCATGCCCAAAATGTGGCAACGTCAATTTCTCATTTAGAACTGTCTGCAACATGAGAAAGTGCAACACTCCCAAGCCTGGAACCCCG GCCTCAAAGTCGGACAAGAACTCTA AGCAAAAGATGCCCGAGGGAAGCTGGAAATGTGAAAAATGTAATAACATAAATTACCCGTTCCGAACCAAGTGCAACAGACAGAATTGTGGTGCTGACAAGCCAGCTGAGTCGGATAAATCTCCCTCATCATCTCCAGATCAAAATGACCAG TGA